GCCCACCTCGGCCACGGTGCCCCGACCTACCACGCCGCCACCTCCGCCGACCACGCCCACCTGGTGTGCCGCGGCTGCGGCCGGGTGATCGAGGTGCCACCGGACGCGGTCGGGCCGCTGGCCGAACGCCTGCGCGAGCAGTACGCCTTCGATACCGACGTACGCCACCTGACGGTCTTCGGGCAGTGTGCCGAATGTCGCGAAGGCTCCGACTGCCCGTCACCGCGCGGGTAGGTGGGAGCCGGGAACACCCCGACCGTTCGGCCGGGTTGGCAGCCGGGTCGTAACCTCGAACGCGTGACCAGCTCTTTCAGCACCCCCGACCAGCCCGCGCCGCCCTCCGGCCGGAGCGACCAGCCGCCGGCAGCCGCCGCGGACCAGCAGCCGCCGAGCCCGTTGCTCGGGTTGCCCGGCGCGGTGGCCGGCGAGCCGCCGGACGCGGGCGTCGCCGCGCACTACGGCGAGCCGCTGATCGAGCAGCGCCGCCTGGAACGCGACCGGGCCGGCTTCGTCGACCTGTCCCACCGCGGGGTCGTGCGGGTCAGCGGACCGGACCGGCTGAGCTGGCTGCACTCGCTGAGCACCCAGGCGCTGGATCGGCTCGGACCCGGTGAGGGCACCACCACGCTGATCCTGTCGCCGCACGGCCACGTCGAGCACGCGCTGTACGGCGTCGACGACGGCACCGCGTTCTGGATGCACGTCGAGCCCGGCACGGCTGCCGCGGCGGCGGGTTTCCTGGACTCGATGCGGTTCATGCTCCGGGTCGAGGTCGCCGACGTGACCGCGGAGTACGCCGTGGTGTGGGAGCCGGGCACGGACGGTGACGCCGGCGGGCACCTCGTCCGGCGGGGCGGGGACCCGTTGGGTGGGCGCGAACTGTTCGTGCCGCGGGGCGAGCTGGCCGCGTACGCCGAGACCGCCGGGCCGCCCGCCGGGCTGTGGGCGTACGAAGCACTGCGGATCGCCGCCCACCAGCCCCGGCTCGGCTTCGAGACCGACCACCGGACCATCCCGAACGAGGTGGGCTGGCTGGACTCGGCGGTCCACCTGGACAAGGGCTGCTACCGCGGCCAGGAGACGGTGGCCCGGGTGCACAACCTCGGCCGCCCGCCGCGCCGGCTGGTCTTCCTGCACCTGGACGGCTCGGTCGACCGGCTGCCCGGGCACGGTGCGCCGGTCGCCCTCGACGACCGCGAGGTCGGCTTCGTCACCAGCAGCGCCCGCCACCACGACCTGGGGCCGGTGGCGCTGGCCCTGGTCCGCCGCAACGTCCCGGTCGGGGCCGGGCTGCTGGCCGACGGCGTGGCCGCGGCGCAGGAGGTCGTGGTCGACCCCGAGGCCGGGCTGCACGTACGCGCACGCCGCTGACCAGGGCTGACCACGACGCACCCCGGAGACCTCCACCGCCGCGACCCGGCCTGGGGATAGGCTCGCCGCCGATCCAGTGGGCTGTCCGTGGGCTGCCCAGCCTGTCGAACCGGGGGCCGTGGCGTGACGCGAGCAGTGGGGAAGGTGGCCGTCGTCGGCCTCGGCTACATCGGTCTGCCGACCGCGGCCGCGCTGGCCACCCAGGGTGTGGAGGTCCGCGGCGTCGACGTCAACACCGACACCGTCCGGGCGGTCAACCGCGGTGAGGTGCCGTTCGCCGAGCCGGACCTCGCGGTGGCGGTCAGTGGCGCGGTGTCGATGGACCGGCTGCGCGCGTCGACCCGGATGCCGGAGGCCGCGGCGTACATCATCGCGGTGCCCACGCCGTTCAAGCAGGACCGGCAGCCGGACCTGTCCCACGTCCGCGCGGCGGCCGAGGAGATCGCTCCGCGGCTGCGCCCCGGAGCGCTGGTCATCCTGGAGTCGACCTCCCCGCCGGGCACCACCCTGCGGGTGAGCGAGTGGCTCGCGGAGCTGCGCCCGGACCTGGTGCTGGCGCACCAGGGAGCCGCCGGGCCGGTCGACGTGCACGTGGCGTACTGCCCCGAGCGGGTGCTCCCGGGGCGGATCATGATCGAGATCGTCACCAACGACCGGGTGATCGGCGGCATCACCCCGGCCTGCGCGCAGCGGGCCGCGGAGATCTACCGCACCTTCGCCCAGGGCGAGCTGCACCTCACCGACGCCGGGACCGCCGAGCTCACCAAGCTCGCCGAGAACGCCTACCGCGACGTCAACATCGCCTTCGCCAACGAGCTGGCGCTGGTGGCCGAGCGGCTGGGCGTGGAGGTCTGGGACGTCATCGAGCTGGCCAACCGGCATCCCCGGGTGCAGATCCTGCGGCCCGGTCCGGGGGTGGGTGGGCACTGCGTGGCGGTCGACCCGTGGTTCCTGGTGTCGGCCGCACCCGGCGACACCCGGTTGATGCGGACCGCGCGGGAGGTCAACGACGCCCGGCCCGGCCAGGTGGTACGCTGGATCGTCGAGGCGGCGCGGGCCCGGCCGGGTGAGCCGGTGGCCTGCTTCGGGCTGGCGTTCAAGGCCGACGTCGACGACCTGCGGGAGAGCCCGGCCGTGGAGGTGGTGACCGGGCTGGCCGCCGCCCTGCCGGACGTGCCGGTGCTGGTGGTGGAGCCACACGTACGCAAGCTGCCCGCCGGGCTGGCGGCGTACGACCAGGTACGGCTGGTCGGCGCGGCGGCCGCGCTCGAGCGGGCCGGGGTGATCGCCCTGCTGGTCGACCACGACGAGTTCGCCGGGATCGGGCCCGACCACCTCGCCGGTGCCGAGGTGGTGGACACCCGTGGTGTCTGGCGGGGCCCCGGCCGGTGACGCTCAGCCGGTGAAGTCGGGCAGCCGTACGCCCAGCCCGAGCAGCTCCTCGATCGCCGCGACACTGCGGACGGCCGCCTTGCCGTCGCCGTACGGGTTGACCGCGCCCGCCATCGCGGCGTACGCCTTGTCGTCGTCGAGGAGTTCGGTGAGCGCGTCGCGAACGGTCGCCCGGTCGGTGCCGACCAGCCGCACGGTGCCCGCGGTCACGGCCTCGGGGCGTTCGGTGGTGTCCCGCAGGACCAGCACCGGCTTGCCCAGGCTGGGTGCCTCCTCCTGGACGCCACCGGAGTCGGTGACCACCAGGTGGGCGCTGCCGAGCAGGTGCGCGAACTCCGCGTACGACAGTGGTTCGGTGCGCAGCACGTTGGGCTCGGCGGACAGCTCGGCCGCCGCCACCTCCCGGACCACCGGGTTGCGATGCACCGGGAACACGAAGTCGGTGTCCGGGTGCGCCCGGGCCACCTCGGCGACGGCGCGGAAGGATCCCCGCATCGGCTCGCCCCACGACTCCCGGCGGTGGGCGGTGACCACGACCAGCCGCCGGCCGCCGGCCGCCGCCGCGTCAACCGTACGGGCGAGGTCGGGGTCGGTGTAGGCGGGCCGGCGCCCGGCGACCTCGAACAACGCGTCGATGACGGTGTTGCCGGTGACGGTGATCGCCTCCGGTGCCACCCCGCCCGCCTCCAGGTGGGCACGGTTGACCGGCGTGGGCGCCAGATGGAGGGTCGCGAGCTCGGTGGTGAGCCGGCGGTTGATCTCCTCCGGGAACGGCGAGTAGCGGTTGTCGGTGCGCAGGCCCGCCTCGAGGTGGACCACGGGGACCTGCGCGTAGAACGCGGCGAGCGCGCCCGCGAAGGTCGTCGTGGTGTCGCCCTGGACCACCACCGCGTCCGGTGCGACCTCGGCGACGAGGGGTTCGAGCCCGGTCAGGGCACGGGTGGTCACCTGCCCCAGGGTCTGCCGCGCGGCGAGGATCGCCAGGTCGTGGTCGGGACGGATGCCGAAGAGCTCGTGCACCTGGTCCAGCATCTCGCGGTGCTGGCCGGTCACGGCGACGACCGGTTCGATGTCGGCGGACTCACCGAGTGCCCGGACGACGGGAGCCATCTTGATGGCCTCCGGCCGGGTGCCGTAGACGAGCATGACGCGGGCCACGGTCGCGGAACTCCCCTTCGTCGAGGTGGGGTCGCGGACACCCGGTCGTACGGGATGGACGGCGTACGCCGACGCGGACGAGGGTGACCGCCGGACGGCGGTCAGGGTAGCGGGTGAGCCGGTCGTTCCGGCCCAGGTGTCGGGTTTTCGTAATGCGGGCATGCACCAGCACATGGGATTGAAGGGTGTGGTGGCGGTGGCCGGGTTGGCCGGCCTCGTGGTGGCGGACGCGCTGCTCGTCGTGATGGCGGTCCGGCACTCGGCCGGTGAGACGGCCTTCGGGACGGCAACGGGCAACCTCTCGTCGTCCAGGGGAGGTTCCTCGCCGAGAACCTCACCGACCCGCGAGCCCGACGGATCCCGCTCGCTGGTCGACATCGGCGCGGGCGGCGCCGTCGCCCGCGCGACCACCGGTATCTGCGGGCGGGGTGGCGCGACCCTGCAGCTGTCCACCGACCGGGGCCGGACCTTCGACGTCGCCGAGGTGCGTTCGGCCGAGGTCATCGTCCGGGTGATCACGAAGGACGACCGGACCACGTCCCTGATCGGGGCGGACGCCGACTGCCGCAAGCTCGCGACGTACGTCAGCGAGGACGCCGGCGGGACCTGGACCAGGCTGGCCGGCACCCGCGGCAACTGGTACCTCGACCCCAGGCCCGCGCCCCGGCTGCACGTACCCACCGGCAAAGTCGTCGTTCCCTGTGGGAAGGGCGTCGACGTGGCCGGGTTCAGCACACTGTCGGCGCGGCGCGCGTTCGTCCTCTGCGGCGGCGGCGAGGTGCGGACGACCGTCGACGGCGGCGCGCACTGGAGCTCGCGAGGAAACGTGAAGGCGGCCGCCGACCTGGACTTCGTGAACGAACGAACCGGCCTGGCCGCCCGAACCGGCGTCCCCGGCTGCGACGGAATCGAGGTCGTCCGCACCACCGACAGCGGGTGGCACTGGAAGCGGACCGCCTGCGTGTCCGGTGACGCGGCGCGAAGCGGGGCCCGACCGGACCTCTCCGCCGACGGCGACCGCGCCTACCTCGCCCGGGGAGAGGCCGTCTGGGTCACCGCCGACGCCGGCCGGCACTGGACCCGGACATCCTGGGGCCGGCAGTCGCCACAGGGCCAGTCGCAGGACGCGCCCTAACCGGTGGTCCGCGAACGTACGCCCACCACGCCGTCCTCGACGACCCCCTCGACCACCGCGTCGCGTCCGCCATCGCGGCCGTAGTCGTAGCCGTAGCCGTACGTGCGCGCGTCCGGCCCCCTGGCGGGCGCCATGTTGAGCACGGTGCCGAGCAGCCGTGCGTCGACCTTGGCGAGGTTGCCGACCGCCGCGTCCACCTGGTCGGCGGTGGTGCTGCCGTGCCGGACGACCAGGACGGTACCGTCGGCCATCCGGGCCAGGATCGAGGCGTCGGTCACCGGAAGCAGCGGCGGCGCGTCGACGAGGACCACGTCCGCGCGGCGGTCGAGGTCGCCGAGCAACAGCTCCATGGCCCGGGACTGCAGCAGCTCGCTCGGGTTCGGCGGCAGCGGGCCGCTGGCCAGCACCTCCAGCGGGATGTCGCCCCAGGGCTGCAGCGCGTCCTCGGCCGCGATCCGCCCGATCAGCACGCTGGTCAGCCCGACCGCACCCTCGATGCCGAGGTACTCCGCCAGCCGGGGGCGGCGGATGTCACCCTCGACCAGCACCACCCGCCGGCCGGCCTGGGCGAGGGTGATGGCGAGGTTGCAGGTCGTCGTGGTCTTGCCCTCCGCGGGCACCGAACTCGTGACGACGATGCGTTTGGGCCGCCGGTCGACGTCGACGAACTGCAGGTTGGTACGCAGTTGCCGGAACGACTCCGACCGGGGAGAACGCGGCTCCAGATGGACCACCAGCGGCTTCGCCTGGGCCTGCGGGTCGTGGGCGATGACACCGAGGTTCGGCGCACCGGTCCAGGCGTTGAGCGCCTCGGTGTTCTTGATGGTGCGGTCCAGCAGTTCCCGCAGGAGGGCGAGGCCGGTGCCGAGCACCAGACCCGCGATCAGGCCGAGCGCGAGAGTGCGCACCGGCCGCGGCGCCACCGGCGAGTCGGGCCGGCTGGGTGAGTCGACGACGGTCGCCCGCAGCGGAGACGGCGAGCGGGCGTCCGGGCGTTCGAGGTCCTTGGCGAACGCCACGAACTGGCGGGACACGGCCTGGTTGATCCGCTGGGCGCGGGCGGGAGCGGTGTCGGTGGTGGTGATCTCGAGCAGGGTGGTGTCCGGGAGGATCCGGGCGGAGACGCGGGCGCTCAGTTCGGCGGGCGTCATGGGCAGCCGCAGCTGCTTCACCACCGCGGTGGTGACCGCCTCGCCGCGGACGAGATCGGCGTAGGAACGCGCCCGCTGCTGCGACAACAGGCTGCCCTGGTAGGCGCTGGTCGTGGAGTCGTCCGCCGGCGTGACACCGACGAACAGGGTCGCGGTGGACTGGTACGTCGGCGTCGTCCGCAGCACCACGACCGCGGCGACGGCCACCGCGACCACCACGCACAACAGCAACAGCTTCCACTGCGTGCGGATCAGTCGGAAGTACTCCCGCAGCTCCACCGGCGCAACCTTCCTGAGCTGTCCTCGTCGGTATCCGGCGGTGAAGCCGGAGCGAGATGGGACCGACCTCGGGCGAGGAGCATGAGACTCCTGTCCCGTGGCCTGGGGTCCGAAACGGGCCGGGCCGCCGGAAGTTTCTCCGCACACCGGAAGCTCGTGCCGCCCGTGGTGGCGGGCTCGCCCGAAGCGGCCGGTGTATGACGCGGCGTACCGGAGTAGACACGTACTGTACGCGGAGTGGGTGTCGTTTACGCGTACGCCCGGCCGGGGGAGAAGTGCAGGGGGTGCGGACCTCCCCGGGGCCGACCCGGGACCAGCGGACGGAGCGGACCGTTGACCACCACCACCTGGACGAGGCGATGACCGCGAACTCCGCGTCCGAGGCGCGTGCCGCCGGCGCGCACACCCCCGCGGTCCGGCGGCCCCGAGCCGTGCACGTGTCCACGGTCCATGCCGCCACCGACATCCGGATCTTCCACAAGCAGTGCCGTACGCTCGCCGCGGCCGGCTACGACGTCGTGCTGCACGCGCGCACCGACCATCTCCAGGGCCCCGGCAGGCCCTACGAGCAGGACGGCGTCCGTGTGGTGCCGGTGCCGCCGTCGCCCGGCCGGGCCGCCCGGATGACGGTCGGGGTGTGGAGGCTCTTCCGCCCGCTGCTGGCCCACGACGCGGACGTCTACCACTTCCACGACCCCGAACTCCTCCCGCTGGCGGTGGCGCTGCGGCTGTGTGGGCGCACCGTCGTCTTCGACGCGCACGAGCCGCTGCCCGCGCAGATCCTGGCGAAGCCCTGGATCCCGCCGCGGTTACGGCCCGCGGTGGCGATGGCCACCAGGCTGCTGGTTCGCCTCGCCGGCCGGGGGGTGACCGCGGTGGTGGCCGCGTCGCCGCTGGTCGAGAGCGTCTACGCCGGCGCGCGCCGGATGGTGGTGGTGAACAACTTCCCGATCCTGCCCGGCGACGACCCGACCGCCCGGCCGGAGGTCGGCCGGGTCGGCCAGGCCGGCCGGGAGGAGGACGCCGAACGCCCGCCGGAGATCCCGTACGACCGGCGGCCGCGCGGGATCGTCTACGTCGGCGGGCTGTCGGACCTGCGGGGGCTGTCGGCGATGCTCGACGTGGCCCGGATCGCCGGCACCCGGCACGGCGAGCGGCTGACGCTGATCGGGACGTTCATGCCGGCGGAGCTGGAGGCGCGGCTGGCCGAGCCGGAACTCGCCGGGCTGATCGAGTACGTCGGCGCGCAGCCGCCGAAGCGGGTCCGCGAGCTGCTGGGTGAGTCCCGCGTCGGCCTGATCCTGCAGGTCGGGCCGGAGGCGTACAAGCGGAACCTCCCGACCAAGATGTTCGAGTACATGGCCGAGGGGATGCCGGTGGTGGCGTCCCACTTCCCGCTGTGGAAGCAGATCCTCGAC
This Actinopolymorpha cephalotaxi DNA region includes the following protein-coding sequences:
- a CDS encoding Fur family transcriptional regulator — protein: MGDEHDHDTVAAGALHEELRARGYRLTPQRQLVLEAVEDLGHATPEEILNTVRRKARGVNMSTIYRTLELLEELDLVSHAHLGHGAPTYHAATSADHAHLVCRGCGRVIEVPPDAVGPLAERLREQYAFDTDVRHLTVFGQCAECREGSDCPSPRG
- the ygfZ gene encoding CAF17-like 4Fe-4S cluster assembly/insertion protein YgfZ, which encodes MLGLPGAVAGEPPDAGVAAHYGEPLIEQRRLERDRAGFVDLSHRGVVRVSGPDRLSWLHSLSTQALDRLGPGEGTTTLILSPHGHVEHALYGVDDGTAFWMHVEPGTAAAAAGFLDSMRFMLRVEVADVTAEYAVVWEPGTDGDAGGHLVRRGGDPLGGRELFVPRGELAAYAETAGPPAGLWAYEALRIAAHQPRLGFETDHRTIPNEVGWLDSAVHLDKGCYRGQETVARVHNLGRPPRRLVFLHLDGSVDRLPGHGAPVALDDREVGFVTSSARHHDLGPVALALVRRNVPVGAGLLADGVAAAQEVVVDPEAGLHVRARR
- the wecC gene encoding UDP-N-acetyl-D-mannosamine dehydrogenase, whose amino-acid sequence is MTRAVGKVAVVGLGYIGLPTAAALATQGVEVRGVDVNTDTVRAVNRGEVPFAEPDLAVAVSGAVSMDRLRASTRMPEAAAYIIAVPTPFKQDRQPDLSHVRAAAEEIAPRLRPGALVILESTSPPGTTLRVSEWLAELRPDLVLAHQGAAGPVDVHVAYCPERVLPGRIMIEIVTNDRVIGGITPACAQRAAEIYRTFAQGELHLTDAGTAELTKLAENAYRDVNIAFANELALVAERLGVEVWDVIELANRHPRVQILRPGPGVGGHCVAVDPWFLVSAAPGDTRLMRTAREVNDARPGQVVRWIVEAARARPGEPVACFGLAFKADVDDLRESPAVEVVTGLAAALPDVPVLVVEPHVRKLPAGLAAYDQVRLVGAAAALERAGVIALLVDHDEFAGIGPDHLAGAEVVDTRGVWRGPGR
- the wecB gene encoding non-hydrolyzing UDP-N-acetylglucosamine 2-epimerase, translating into MARVMLVYGTRPEAIKMAPVVRALGESADIEPVVAVTGQHREMLDQVHELFGIRPDHDLAILAARQTLGQVTTRALTGLEPLVAEVAPDAVVVQGDTTTTFAGALAAFYAQVPVVHLEAGLRTDNRYSPFPEEINRRLTTELATLHLAPTPVNRAHLEAGGVAPEAITVTGNTVIDALFEVAGRRPAYTDPDLARTVDAAAAGGRRLVVVTAHRRESWGEPMRGSFRAVAEVARAHPDTDFVFPVHRNPVVREVAAAELSAEPNVLRTEPLSYAEFAHLLGSAHLVVTDSGGVQEEAPSLGKPVLVLRDTTERPEAVTAGTVRLVGTDRATVRDALTELLDDDKAYAAMAGAVNPYGDGKAAVRSVAAIEELLGLGVRLPDFTG
- a CDS encoding WD40/YVTN/BNR-like repeat-containing protein → MTRATVAELPFVEVGSRTPGRTGWTAYADADEGDRRTAVRVAGEPVVPAQVSGFRNAGMHQHMGLKGVVAVAGLAGLVVADALLVVMAVRHSAGETAFGTATGNLSSSRGGSSPRTSPTREPDGSRSLVDIGAGGAVARATTGICGRGGATLQLSTDRGRTFDVAEVRSAEVIVRVITKDDRTTSLIGADADCRKLATYVSEDAGGTWTRLAGTRGNWYLDPRPAPRLHVPTGKVVVPCGKGVDVAGFSTLSARRAFVLCGGGEVRTTVDGGAHWSSRGNVKAAADLDFVNERTGLAARTGVPGCDGIEVVRTTDSGWHWKRTACVSGDAARSGARPDLSADGDRAYLARGEAVWVTADAGRHWTRTSWGRQSPQGQSQDAP
- a CDS encoding polysaccharide biosynthesis tyrosine autokinase; the encoded protein is MELREYFRLIRTQWKLLLLCVVVAVAVAAVVVLRTTPTYQSTATLFVGVTPADDSTTSAYQGSLLSQQRARSYADLVRGEAVTTAVVKQLRLPMTPAELSARVSARILPDTTLLEITTTDTAPARAQRINQAVSRQFVAFAKDLERPDARSPSPLRATVVDSPSRPDSPVAPRPVRTLALGLIAGLVLGTGLALLRELLDRTIKNTEALNAWTGAPNLGVIAHDPQAQAKPLVVHLEPRSPRSESFRQLRTNLQFVDVDRRPKRIVVTSSVPAEGKTTTTCNLAITLAQAGRRVVLVEGDIRRPRLAEYLGIEGAVGLTSVLIGRIAAEDALQPWGDIPLEVLASGPLPPNPSELLQSRAMELLLGDLDRRADVVLVDAPPLLPVTDASILARMADGTVLVVRHGSTTADQVDAAVGNLAKVDARLLGTVLNMAPARGPDARTYGYGYDYGRDGGRDAVVEGVVEDGVVGVRSRTTG
- a CDS encoding glycosyltransferase — protein: MRTSPGPTRDQRTERTVDHHHLDEAMTANSASEARAAGAHTPAVRRPRAVHVSTVHAATDIRIFHKQCRTLAAAGYDVVLHARTDHLQGPGRPYEQDGVRVVPVPPSPGRAARMTVGVWRLFRPLLAHDADVYHFHDPELLPLAVALRLCGRTVVFDAHEPLPAQILAKPWIPPRLRPAVAMATRLLVRLAGRGVTAVVAASPLVESVYAGARRMVVVNNFPILPGDDPTARPEVGRVGQAGREEDAERPPEIPYDRRPRGIVYVGGLSDLRGLSAMLDVARIAGTRHGERLTLIGTFMPAELEARLAEPELAGLIEYVGAQPPKRVRELLGESRVGLILQVGPEAYKRNLPTKMFEYMAEGMPVVASHFPLWKQILDEAEAGVTVDPEDGRAAAEAVSRLLSDPVEAAAMGRRGRKAVYERYSFGPEAAKLLALYDSLLPGDLRAARAR